Sequence from the Azospirillum formosense genome:
GCCGCCGGCCCCCTTTCCGGAGACGCCGCATGCTCCATCCTCTGACCTACGAACCGATCGTCCGCGCCGCATTGGCGGAGGACCTCGGGCGGGCCGGCGACATCACGACCGACAGCATCGTCCCGGCGGACGCCGTGGCGACGGCGCGGGTGGCTGCGCGCAAGGACGGGCGCGTCGCCGGGCTGGAGGTCGCCCTGTCCGCCTTCCGCATGCTCGACCCGGCGGCGGAGCTGCGGGTGGAGCATGGCGACGGCGCCGACGTGGTCCCCGGCGCCACCATCGCCACCGTGACGGCCCGCGCCCGCGCGCTGCTGACGGCGGAGCGCACGGCGCTGAACCTGCTGGGCCGCCTGTCCGGCATCGCCACGGCCACCCGCGCGCTGGTGCGCGAGGTCGAGGGGACCCGCGCCCGCATCGTCTGCACCCGCAAGACCACGCCCGGCCTGCGCGTCCTGGAGAAGCAGGCGGTGCGGCTGGGCGGCGGCTTCAACCACCGCTTCGGGCTCGACGACGCGGTCCTGGTCAAGGACAACCACATCGCCGTGGCCGGCGGCATCCGCCCGGCGGTGGAGCGCGTCCGCGCCGCCATCGGCCACATGGTGAAGGTGGAGGTGGAGGTCGACACGCTGGATCAGCTTGAGGAGCTGCTGGCCCTGCCGGTCGACGTCGTCCTGCTCGACAACATGGACCCGCCGACGCTGCGCCGCGCCGTCGCCATGGTGGACGGCCGCATGGTGACGGAGGCGTCGGGCAACGTCACCCTGTCCACCGTGCGGGCCATCGCCGAGTCGGGGGTGGACATGATCTCGGTCGGCTGGCTGACCCACAGCGCGCCGAACCTGGACGTCGGGCTGGACATGTAGGGCGGGCGATGCAGGGTGCCGCCGGTGGCAACAGCGGCCGGCCCTGCGTTTGCCCGCATCCGAACGTCAGCGGTGAAGGACGCCGCCTGCCCCGGCCGCGGCGCCTCCACCTCCGTCGCCCCTCTGCCTCAGGGACGGGATCGAGCCTGGGAAGCGGTGGGCATCACTCCGCCGGGGGGCCCATGAAGTCGCGGTACTGCACGGTGTTGTCCTTGCTCAGCCGGACCGAGGGCGCGGCGAACGTCTGATCGGCGGTGCGGCCCAGCGTGCCTTCCAGAATCACGCTGGCGCCGATGGCGAGGACGACGGCGGCGGCCAAAGCCATTCCGAACGCTTTCATGACGCTTCCCTCCTGCTGTGCACCGGAGCGGCCGGTGGAGCAGCGCCGATCCCGGAGATGCCGCGCGCGCCCTCCGCCACCGTACCCTCGGCCTTGGCGATGCGGGTGTAGAGCGCCAGCGCCTGCGCCACGACCTGATCCATGTTGTAGTAGCGGTAGGTCGCCAGCCGCCCGACGAAATGGACGTTCGGCGTCGCGTCGGCCAGCTCCTGGTACTTGCGGTACAAGGCGGCGTTTTCCGCGCGGGGGATCGGGTAGTAGGGATCGCCCTCCGCCGACGGGTATTCGTAGGTCAGGCTGGTTCGCGGGTTCGTCTGGCCGGTCAGGTGCTTGTATTCGGTGATGCGGGTGTGCGGCACGTCCTCGCCGGGGTAGTTCACCACCGCGACGGGCTGGAACCACTCCTGGTCGACCGTCTCGTGCCGGAAGGTCAGCGAGCGGTAGGGCAGCTTGCCGAAGCGGTGCCCGAAATACTCGTCCACCGGTCCGGTGAAGATCAGGTTGCGGTAGCGCGCGTCGCGCACCACGTCGCGGAAATCGACGCCCAGGCGGATGGTGATGTTCGGGTGGTCGAGCATGTTCTCGAACATCCGCGTGTAGCCGTGCAGCGGCATCTTCTGGAAGCTGTCGCCGAAATAACGGTCGTCGTCGTTGGTCCGCGTCGGCACGCGGGCGGTGACCGCCTTGTCGAGGTCGGACGGGTCGAGGCCCCATTGCTTGCGGGTGTAGCCGCGGAAGAACTTCTCGTACAGCTCCCGCCCGACCGCGCCGACCACCACGTCCTCCGACGTGCGAACCTCGGCCACCGGTTCCGCCCGGCTTTTGAGGAACTCCGCCACGCCGGCCTCGTCGAGGTCCAGCCCATAGAGCCGGTTGACCGTCGTCCGGTTGATGGGGATGGGCACGAGCTGCCCGTCGACATGGGCCAGCACCCGGTGTTCGTAGGGACGCCACTGGGTGAAGCGCGACAGGTAATCCGCCACCGGCTGCGAATTGGTGTGGAAGATGTGCGGGCCGTAGCGATGGATCAGCACGCCCGCGTCGTCATGATGGTCGTAGGCGTTGCCGCCGATGTGCGGGCGCCGGTCGATCAGCAGCACCCGCTTGCCCAGCCCCGCCGCCAGCCGTTCCGCCAGCACGCTGCCGGCGAATCCCGCCCCGACGATCAGATAATCGAAGACCGCCGGCCCGTCCGTCCGCCCCACGTAAGCCGGCCCCGTAGATGCCGGAACCGCCCCATCGAAATCACGCATAAGGTCTGCCTTCCTCGTCCTGCCAAAAGGCGGACGAGGGGGCACACCGTCCGGCGCCCCACCCGTCCGCACATCCTGCGAACGGTGGAACCCGCCGGTGGTTCCGGACGAAGACGGTTGAGACGGAGGTACCGAAGCTAGGTACCTCCCGCGGCGTCAGCCTCCGAAGACGGTGTTGAGCTGCGCGCCGACGCGGACGAAGGTGGTCCGCTTCGACACCTCCTTCAGCTTGGTGGCGCCGATGTAGGTCATCATGCTGCGCACGCCGCCCATGATCTCCTGCATCGTGCCGTCGATCGGTCCGCGGTAGGGGACCTCCACGGTCTTGCCCTCCGACGCGCGGTAGGAGGCGACGCCGCCCGCGTACTTGTGCATCGCCGTGTCGGACGACATGCCGTAGAAGGTCATCGCCACCGGCACCTTGCGCCCGTCGCGCTCCTCGTAGCGGATGTCGCCCTCGCACTCGTCATGGCCCGCCAGCATGCCGCCGAGCATCACGAAGTCTGCACCGGCGCCGTAGGCCTTGGAGATGTCGCCCGGCACCGTGCAGCCGCCGTCGCCGCAGACCTGCCCCTTCAGCCCGTGGGCGGCGTCGGCGCATTCGATGATGGCGGAGAGCTGCGGATAGCCGACGCCGGTCATCTTGCGCGTCGTGCAGACCGACCCCGGCCCGATGCCGACCTTGATGATGTCGGCGCCGGCGAGCACCAGCGCCTCGGTCATGTCGCCGGTCACCACGTTGCCGGCCATGATGACCATGTCCGGGTTCTCCGTCCGCAACCGGCCGATGACGCGCACGAAGCGCTCCGTGTAGCCGTTGGCGACGTCGAGGCAGAGCTTGGCCACCGGGGCCTTGGCCTTCACCGCCTGGAACTTGTCGTAGTCGGCTTCCGTCGTGCCCAGCGAATAGAAGACGTTGGCCGTGTCCTCGTCGCGGAAGAAGGGGATCAGGGCCTCGGCCGGGTAGTGCTTGTGCAGCGCGGTCATGGCGCCGAAGCGCGACAGGGCGCGGGCAACGGCCATGGTGCCGACCACGTCCATGTTGGCCGCGATCAGCGGGAAGCCCGTCCATTCCAGCCCGCTGTGGACGAAGCGGAAGGTCCGCTCGATGTCCACGTCGTTGCGGCTTTCCAGGGTGCTGCGCTTCGGGCGGATCAGCACGTCCTTGAAGTCCAGCTTCAGATCGTTCTCGATGATCACCGGCGGGTCGTCCTTGTCCTGTAAATGCCTGCTTTCAGGCCCCCTCCCCAGCCCTCCCCCGCTCTCGGCGGACCAAAGGTCCGCCTGCCGCGTCAGCGCAAACCTTTGGTTTGCGCGAGAGCTTCGCGGGAGAGGGTGCCTTCCGCGAAGCGGCGGCAGTCCCCTCCACCTCGCAGAGGGGGAGGGTTAGGGAGGGGGCAACGTCAGCGCCGACGCGCCTTCGCAGAATTCGCTCACCCCTCGCCCAGCAGATCCAACAGCGACAGGGCCACAACCTCCGTCGCCTTGAACAGGTCGGACAGCGGCAGGCGCTCGTCGGCGCGGTGGGCGTTGGCCTCCTCGATGGTGTGAGGGCCGGCGCCGAACAGGGCGATGGGCACGCCCGCGTCGGAGTAATGGCGCGCGTCGGTGTAGAGCGGCACGCCCTTGGTCTCCACCGGCTCGCCCATCACGCGGCTGGCGTGGGCGCAGAGGACGGCGGCCAGCCGGTCGGTGCCGGCCAGCGGGGTCAGCGGGCGGGCCAGCAGGACGCGGCGGACCTCGACGCGGGCCTTCGGGAAAGCCTTGACCGCCTCGGCGATGACCGCGCGCAACGTCTCCTCCACCGCCTCCGGCGCCTCCTCCGGGATCATGCGGCGGTCGAGGCGCAGGGTCACGCGGTCGGGGACGACGTTGGTGTTGATGCCGCCCTTGATCAGCCCGACCGTCAACTGCGGCGAGCCGATGCCCCCCACCGCCGACACGGTCTCGGCATAGCCCTTGCGGTGCTCGTAGAGCGCGGCGAGGATCGCCGTCGTCGCCTCCAGCGCGTCGATGCCGGTCATCGGCAGGGCGGCGTGGGCGGACTTGCCGGTGACCTCGACCTCCAGATGCAGGCAGCCGTTGTGGGCG
This genomic interval carries:
- the nadC gene encoding carboxylating nicotinate-nucleotide diphosphorylase; the protein is MLHPLTYEPIVRAALAEDLGRAGDITTDSIVPADAVATARVAARKDGRVAGLEVALSAFRMLDPAAELRVEHGDGADVVPGATIATVTARARALLTAERTALNLLGRLSGIATATRALVREVEGTRARIVCTRKTTPGLRVLEKQAVRLGGGFNHRFGLDDAVLVKDNHIAVAGGIRPAVERVRAAIGHMVKVEVEVDTLDQLEELLALPVDVVLLDNMDPPTLRRAVAMVDGRMVTEASGNVTLSTVRAIAESGVDMISVGWLTHSAPNLDVGLDM
- the glf gene encoding UDP-galactopyranose mutase, giving the protein MRDFDGAVPASTGPAYVGRTDGPAVFDYLIVGAGFAGSVLAERLAAGLGKRVLLIDRRPHIGGNAYDHHDDAGVLIHRYGPHIFHTNSQPVADYLSRFTQWRPYEHRVLAHVDGQLVPIPINRTTVNRLYGLDLDEAGVAEFLKSRAEPVAEVRTSEDVVVGAVGRELYEKFFRGYTRKQWGLDPSDLDKAVTARVPTRTNDDDRYFGDSFQKMPLHGYTRMFENMLDHPNITIRLGVDFRDVVRDARYRNLIFTGPVDEYFGHRFGKLPYRSLTFRHETVDQEWFQPVAVVNYPGEDVPHTRITEYKHLTGQTNPRTSLTYEYPSAEGDPYYPIPRAENAALYRKYQELADATPNVHFVGRLATYRYYNMDQVVAQALALYTRIAKAEGTVAEGARGISGIGAAPPAAPVHSRREAS
- a CDS encoding GMP reductase — protein: MIIENDLKLDFKDVLIRPKRSTLESRNDVDIERTFRFVHSGLEWTGFPLIAANMDVVGTMAVARALSRFGAMTALHKHYPAEALIPFFRDEDTANVFYSLGTTEADYDKFQAVKAKAPVAKLCLDVANGYTERFVRVIGRLRTENPDMVIMAGNVVTGDMTEALVLAGADIIKVGIGPGSVCTTRKMTGVGYPQLSAIIECADAAHGLKGQVCGDGGCTVPGDISKAYGAGADFVMLGGMLAGHDECEGDIRYEERDGRKVPVAMTFYGMSSDTAMHKYAGGVASYRASEGKTVEVPYRGPIDGTMQEIMGGVRSMMTYIGATKLKEVSKRTTFVRVGAQLNTVFGG
- a CDS encoding M20/M25/M40 family metallo-hydrolase, which codes for MTDAAKQAIHAFLEQTRDEQVRFLAELVKVPSDNPAGDCAPHAERAAALLEAMGLTVERHPVPAELVRANGMISATNLIVRRRFGDGPTVALNAHGDVVPPGEGWTRDPYGAEVVDGWMYGRGVAVSKSDFVTYTYALLALEKAGLDRGTVELHLTYDEEAGGEIGPKWLLDEGLTRPDFAIAAGFSYGVVTAHNGCLHLEVEVTGKSAHAALPMTGIDALEATTAILAALYEHRKGYAETVSAVGGIGSPQLTVGLIKGGINTNVVPDRVTLRLDRRMIPEEAPEAVEETLRAVIAEAVKAFPKARVEVRRVLLARPLTPLAGTDRLAAVLCAHASRVMGEPVETKGVPLYTDARHYSDAGVPIALFGAGPHTIEEANAHRADERLPLSDLFKATEVVALSLLDLLGEG